The Citrifermentans bemidjiense Bem genome window below encodes:
- a CDS encoding zinc ribbon domain-containing protein, giving the protein MKIICPNCHHRHRGHIPQSTITPFSLVCARCSTEFLVNWKIRLAGKTDDTIVVCSWCAAKQPDSDRCQYCGRPFYDYAHCRQTPRRAPKANPKRRDEKPVQAQRAAQGVPDTRRVAGRFPSAARRKICMLALTAIAVLGISLNSFWHKNSEQQYLTNYVIALYGIRSGLELSGRTCSDIAADWQKDLDAGREVSNDISRKESEDLATVKREIDLVMSKLKPAPEKLGRSSAKLQEMYDIYLEVHTLANRPFGSPKSIISTVDSLKTAFRLKVRELKQIMPPQLSDEITKSAVKYDLTFLDQENATGER; this is encoded by the coding sequence ATGAAAATCATCTGTCCTAACTGCCACCACCGGCACCGGGGGCACATACCTCAAAGCACGATTACGCCTTTTTCACTGGTCTGCGCCCGATGCTCCACGGAGTTCCTGGTGAACTGGAAAATCAGGCTGGCAGGAAAGACGGACGACACCATCGTCGTCTGTTCCTGGTGCGCCGCAAAGCAACCGGACTCCGATCGATGCCAATACTGCGGGCGCCCCTTCTATGACTATGCCCACTGCAGGCAAACGCCAAGAAGAGCACCGAAGGCCAACCCAAAACGACGCGACGAAAAACCGGTTCAGGCTCAGCGGGCCGCACAAGGGGTTCCCGATACGCGGCGGGTGGCGGGTAGATTCCCTTCTGCCGCCAGACGGAAAATCTGCATGCTGGCATTAACGGCAATAGCTGTTCTTGGTATCTCGCTGAACTCCTTCTGGCACAAAAACAGCGAACAGCAGTACCTGACCAATTACGTGATCGCGCTTTACGGCATCCGGTCCGGGCTTGAGTTGAGCGGCAGGACATGCAGCGACATCGCCGCCGACTGGCAGAAGGACCTCGATGCAGGGAGGGAGGTGTCGAACGATATAAGCAGGAAGGAATCGGAAGACCTGGCGACAGTGAAGCGCGAGATCGACCTGGTAATGAGCAAGCTGAAACCGGCTCCGGAGAAGTTGGGCAGAAGTAGTGCAAAGCTGCAAGAGATGTATGACATCTATCTTGAGGTACACACCTTGGCGAACAGGCCCTTCGGCTCACCAAAGAGCATCATTTCGACGGTCGACAGCTTAAAGACCGCTTTTCGGCTGAAGGTTCGCGAGCTGAAACAGATCATGCCCCCGCAACTCTCAGACGAAATCACCAAGTCGGCCGTCAAATACGATCTGACTTTCCTGGACCAGGAAAACGCAACGGGGGAGAGGTAG